From the Phycisphaeraceae bacterium genome, one window contains:
- the gltB gene encoding glutamate synthase large subunit, giving the protein MTTPIAPHNSLRPGPTGLYDPANEHDACGVGFIANIKGRKSHNIVADALTMLTRMDHRGACGCEVNTGDGAGIMTALPVRLLREVTDFVLPDTTFAAGNVFLPTNPDARDQAKAIVADIISQRGLRLLGWRHLPTDPVTADIGPSARMTEPYIEQLFVAPAQDADDETRFEQELFFVRKKATALIRAAKAVEQSDMFYVCSLSSRVIIYKGQLTAPQVPLYFPDLRDQRYVSHLAMVHSRFSTNTFPSWDRAQPCRWMSHNGEINTVRGNANWLNARAGAMTAQQGSLIDDLLTDEHINLIDPDLSDSGTFDGALELLLMAGRSLPEAIMMMIPEAWENHESMPLAKRSFYEFHANLMEPWDGPASISFTDGRYIGAVLDRNGLRPSRYYVTNDDRVIMASEVGVLDIPEDQVVSKGRLEPGRMFLVDFDRGQIVDDAEIKGQIASKRPYGQWLQNQKIELADLPLPPKEQRDKVPSDTLIPLLRAFGYTTEHLSFVLGPMVQKAAEPVGSMGNDAALAVLSDKPRLIYDYFKQLFAQVTNPPIDPIREEIIMSLDGFIGPERNLLDTTERQAHRLHLSQPILRNSQMAAIKKLNYRGWTSRIVDITYAREGGSAAMIEAIDRVCAEAGQAVADEIPLLVLSDRNTSADRIPLSALLATGAVHQHLIRQKQRTRIGLVVESGEPREVHHHCVLIGFGADAINPYLALSSLQWMNRQGLLDLDAGIDDLVAQYIKAAGKGILKVMSKMGISTLASYKGAQIFECIGLRDEVIARCFAGTASRLQGVGFAVLAEESARRHELGFPQRAIGNQTEELPNPGEYHWRPSGERHSLAPTAIATIQRAARENSRENYDQFAKLTNEDARYRCTLRGLLKVKANPDRSIPLDQVEPAAEIVKRFRTGAMSLGALSQEAHETLAVAMNRIGGMSNSGEGGEDPARFNILNNGDSKRSAIKQVASGRFGVTSFYLTNADVIQIKVAQGAKPGEGGQLPGFKVNDYIAKIRYSTPGVGLISPPPHHDIYSIEDLAQLIFDLKNANPAADISVKLVAEVGVGTVAAGVAKAHADHILISGHDGGTGASPLTSIKHAGLPWELGVAETHQTLVLNDLRSRVRLETDGGMKTGRDIVIAACLGAEEYGFSTVPLIAIGCIMMRKCHLNTCPVGVCTQDPMLRKKFSGQPEHVINYLFLVAEEARAYMAAAGIRTWDELIGRVDLLDANDAINHWKTDGLDLTPILQPAVIPAHRPNVGVRKLIEQDHAIDNVLDRQLIAQAQPALINREPVETHLPVRNTDRAVGTMLSHEVSKAHGEIGLPDDTIRINLQGHAGQSLGAFLARGVTIRLLGDANDYVGKGLSGGKIIITPGEDATFEPEHNIIAGNVCLYGATGGEVYLRGVVAERFAVRNSGARAVVEGVGDHGCEYMTDGRVVILGRTGRNFAAGMSGGIAYVWDRDADFLQHCNLGMVELEKLEELEDIVEVKQLIRNHIDHTGSTVAQRVLDDFDRLAPQFIKVMPIDYRRVLLARKAQARAQQEATGLG; this is encoded by the coding sequence ATGACCACCCCCATCGCACCTCACAACAGCCTCCGGCCCGGCCCCACCGGCCTCTATGACCCGGCCAATGAGCACGATGCCTGTGGCGTCGGCTTCATCGCCAACATCAAAGGCCGAAAGTCCCACAACATTGTCGCCGACGCTCTCACCATGCTCACCCGCATGGACCACCGCGGGGCCTGCGGGTGCGAGGTCAACACAGGCGACGGCGCCGGCATCATGACCGCACTCCCCGTCCGACTTCTCCGCGAGGTCACCGACTTCGTTCTCCCCGACACCACCTTCGCCGCAGGCAATGTCTTCCTGCCCACCAACCCCGATGCCCGCGATCAAGCCAAAGCGATCGTCGCCGATATCATCAGCCAGCGCGGGCTCCGCCTCCTGGGCTGGCGACACCTGCCGACCGATCCCGTCACCGCAGACATCGGCCCTTCTGCGCGCATGACCGAGCCTTATATCGAGCAGCTCTTCGTCGCCCCCGCCCAGGACGCCGACGACGAAACCCGCTTCGAGCAGGAGCTATTCTTCGTCCGCAAGAAGGCCACCGCCCTGATTCGCGCCGCGAAAGCCGTCGAGCAGTCCGACATGTTCTATGTCTGCTCACTCTCATCGCGCGTGATCATCTACAAAGGCCAACTCACCGCCCCGCAAGTCCCCCTCTACTTCCCCGATCTTCGTGACCAACGCTACGTCTCCCACCTCGCGATGGTCCACTCTCGGTTCTCCACCAACACCTTCCCCTCCTGGGACCGCGCCCAGCCCTGCCGATGGATGAGCCACAACGGCGAGATCAACACCGTTCGTGGCAACGCCAACTGGCTTAACGCCCGTGCCGGGGCGATGACCGCCCAGCAGGGCAGCCTCATCGATGACCTGCTCACCGATGAGCACATCAACCTCATCGATCCCGACCTCTCCGACTCCGGCACTTTCGACGGCGCTCTCGAGCTCCTGCTGATGGCCGGACGCTCGCTGCCCGAGGCGATCATGATGATGATCCCCGAGGCGTGGGAGAACCACGAGTCGATGCCGCTGGCCAAGCGATCCTTCTACGAGTTCCACGCCAACCTCATGGAGCCGTGGGACGGCCCCGCCTCCATCTCTTTCACCGATGGCCGCTACATCGGTGCCGTCCTCGACCGCAACGGCCTCCGCCCCTCGCGCTACTACGTCACCAACGATGACCGCGTGATCATGGCCTCCGAGGTCGGCGTGCTCGACATCCCCGAAGACCAGGTCGTGTCCAAAGGACGCCTCGAACCCGGTCGCATGTTCCTCGTCGACTTTGATCGCGGTCAGATCGTCGATGACGCCGAGATCAAGGGGCAGATCGCCTCTAAGCGCCCTTACGGCCAGTGGCTCCAGAACCAGAAGATCGAACTCGCCGACCTCCCATTGCCGCCGAAAGAGCAGCGGGACAAGGTCCCTTCCGACACATTGATCCCACTCCTCCGCGCCTTCGGCTACACCACCGAACACCTCTCTTTTGTCCTCGGACCCATGGTCCAGAAGGCCGCCGAGCCGGTCGGCTCGATGGGCAACGACGCCGCCCTCGCCGTCCTCTCCGACAAGCCTCGACTGATTTACGACTACTTCAAACAACTCTTCGCTCAGGTCACCAACCCGCCCATCGACCCGATCCGCGAAGAGATCATCATGTCGCTCGACGGCTTCATCGGCCCCGAACGCAACCTTCTCGACACCACCGAGAGGCAGGCTCATCGCCTGCACCTGAGCCAGCCCATCCTGCGCAACAGCCAGATGGCCGCCATCAAAAAGCTCAACTACCGCGGGTGGACCAGCCGCATCGTCGACATCACTTACGCACGCGAAGGCGGGTCCGCCGCCATGATCGAAGCCATCGACCGCGTCTGCGCCGAAGCCGGACAAGCCGTCGCCGATGAGATCCCGCTTCTCGTCCTCTCCGACCGCAACACCTCCGCAGATCGAATTCCCCTCAGCGCGCTGCTCGCCACCGGTGCCGTCCACCAGCACCTGATCCGCCAGAAACAGCGCACCCGCATCGGCCTCGTCGTCGAATCCGGCGAGCCCCGCGAAGTCCACCACCACTGCGTGCTCATCGGCTTCGGCGCCGATGCCATCAACCCCTACCTCGCCCTCTCGTCACTCCAGTGGATGAACCGCCAGGGCCTTCTCGACCTCGACGCCGGCATCGATGACCTTGTCGCCCAGTACATCAAGGCCGCAGGCAAGGGCATCCTCAAAGTCATGTCCAAGATGGGTATCTCTACCCTCGCTAGCTACAAGGGCGCGCAGATCTTCGAGTGCATCGGACTTCGCGATGAAGTCATCGCCCGCTGCTTCGCCGGCACCGCCAGCCGACTCCAGGGCGTCGGTTTCGCCGTGCTCGCCGAAGAGTCTGCCCGACGCCACGAACTTGGCTTCCCCCAGCGCGCCATCGGAAACCAGACCGAAGAGCTCCCCAACCCCGGCGAGTACCATTGGCGACCCTCCGGCGAGCGCCACAGCCTCGCCCCCACCGCCATCGCCACCATCCAACGCGCCGCCCGCGAGAACTCCCGTGAGAACTACGACCAGTTCGCCAAACTCACCAACGAAGACGCCCGCTACCGATGCACCCTTCGCGGTCTCCTCAAGGTCAAAGCCAACCCTGACCGCTCCATCCCACTCGACCAGGTTGAGCCCGCAGCCGAGATCGTCAAACGCTTCAGAACCGGTGCGATGTCCCTCGGCGCCCTCTCGCAGGAAGCCCACGAAACCCTCGCCGTCGCCATGAACCGCATCGGCGGGATGTCCAACTCCGGCGAAGGCGGAGAAGACCCCGCGCGCTTTAACATCCTCAACAATGGCGACTCCAAGCGCTCCGCCATCAAGCAGGTCGCCTCGGGTCGCTTTGGCGTCACCTCCTTCTACCTCACCAACGCTGACGTGATCCAGATCAAGGTCGCCCAGGGCGCCAAGCCCGGCGAAGGCGGACAACTCCCCGGCTTCAAGGTCAACGACTACATCGCCAAGATCCGCTACTCCACCCCAGGCGTCGGACTCATCTCCCCGCCACCCCACCACGACATCTACTCCATCGAAGACCTCGCCCAACTCATCTTCGACCTCAAAAACGCCAATCCCGCCGCCGACATCTCCGTCAAGCTCGTCGCCGAGGTCGGCGTCGGCACCGTCGCCGCAGGCGTCGCCAAAGCACACGCCGACCACATCCTCATCTCCGGACACGATGGCGGAACCGGCGCCTCACCCCTCACCTCCATCAAGCACGCCGGACTCCCCTGGGAACTCGGTGTTGCCGAAACCCACCAGACCCTCGTCCTCAACGACCTCCGCTCTCGAGTCCGGCTCGAAACCGATGGCGGGATGAAAACCGGACGCGATATCGTCATCGCCGCGTGCCTCGGCGCCGAAGAGTACGGCTTCTCCACCGTCCCTCTCATCGCCATCGGCTGCATCATGATGCGCAAGTGCCACCTCAACACCTGCCCCGTCGGCGTCTGCACCCAGGACCCGATGCTCCGCAAAAAGTTCTCCGGCCAGCCCGAGCACGTCATCAACTACCTCTTCCTCGTCGCCGAAGAAGCTCGTGCCTACATGGCCGCCGCCGGCATCCGCACCTGGGATGAACTCATCGGCCGTGTCGACCTCCTCGACGCCAACGATGCCATCAACCACTGGAAAACCGACGGTCTCGACCTCACCCCCATCCTCCAGCCCGCCGTCATCCCCGCTCACCGACCCAACGTCGGCGTCCGCAAGCTCATCGAGCAGGACCACGCCATCGACAATGTCCTCGACCGACAACTCATCGCCCAGGCGCAACCCGCCCTCATCAATCGTGAGCCTGTCGAGACCCACCTCCCAGTCCGCAACACCGACCGCGCCGTCGGCACCATGCTCTCCCATGAGGTCTCCAAAGCCCACGGCGAAATCGGGCTCCCCGATGACACCATCCGCATCAACCTTCAGGGCCACGCCGGCCAATCCCTCGGCGCCTTCCTCGCCCGAGGTGTCACGATCCGACTCCTCGGCGACGCCAACGACTATGTCGGCAAAGGCCTCTCCGGCGGCAAAATCATCATCACCCCCGGCGAAGATGCCACCTTCGAGCCCGAACACAACATCATCGCCGGTAACGTGTGCCTCTATGGTGCCACTGGCGGAGAGGTCTACCTCCGTGGCGTCGTCGCCGAACGCTTCGCCGTCCGCAACTCCGGAGCCCGCGCCGTCGTCGAAGGCGTTGGCGACCACGGCTGCGAATACATGACCGACGGCCGCGTTGTCATCCTCGGCCGCACCGGACGCAACTTCGCCGCCGGTATGTCAGG
- a CDS encoding LysR family transcriptional regulator codes for MQSLRLFYDVARCHSFSRAAELHGLTQSAVSQRVGQLEKRLGTTLFNRSVRPLELTGAGVLFLAGVEDVLSRYDALERRVAQLGEGEQAAIRVGAIYSAGIDLLGRLREAYLAEHPRSTIQIVYQHPKDIVRMVLDHELDFGIVSYPDSWRKTTAIPLREEPMAVVVAPHHPLANATQLAPADLDEVPLVMFDNHLPVARKTRGYLRDHGVHVITSQTFDNLDTLKSAVMSSGGVSILPAQSVAREADAGLVRVIPLTPELTRPIGIIHRQSARPAGGLAPAARAFAEYLREHANGKTVAALGASTP; via the coding sequence ATGCAGTCCTTGCGTCTGTTCTACGACGTGGCTCGCTGCCACAGCTTCTCCCGTGCCGCCGAACTGCACGGGCTGACCCAGTCCGCGGTCAGTCAGCGGGTCGGTCAGCTCGAGAAGCGTCTGGGCACCACCCTCTTCAACCGCTCCGTCCGCCCCCTCGAACTCACCGGGGCTGGCGTACTGTTCCTCGCTGGCGTCGAGGATGTTCTCTCCCGCTACGACGCTCTCGAACGCCGTGTGGCCCAACTCGGCGAAGGCGAACAGGCCGCCATCCGCGTCGGAGCCATCTATTCCGCAGGCATCGACCTCCTCGGCAGGCTCCGCGAGGCCTATCTCGCCGAGCACCCCCGATCCACCATCCAGATCGTCTACCAGCACCCCAAAGACATCGTCCGCATGGTCCTCGACCACGAACTGGACTTCGGCATCGTCTCCTACCCCGACTCCTGGCGCAAGACCACCGCCATCCCGCTACGCGAAGAGCCGATGGCTGTTGTCGTAGCCCCCCACCATCCCCTCGCCAACGCCACTCAACTCGCCCCCGCGGACCTCGACGAGGTCCCCCTTGTGATGTTCGACAACCACCTCCCCGTCGCCCGCAAGACCCGGGGTTATCTACGCGACCATGGCGTCCACGTCATCACCAGCCAGACCTTCGACAACCTCGACACCCTCAAGTCCGCCGTGATGAGCTCGGGTGGGGTCTCGATCCTCCCCGCCCAGTCTGTCGCCCGCGAAGCCGACGCAGGTCTCGTCCGTGTCATCCCTCTCACGCCCGAACTCACCCGACCCATCGGGATCATCCATCGCCAGAGCGCGCGGCCCGCAGGCGGACTAGCCCCCGCCGCCCGAGCCTTCGCCGAATACCTGCGTGAGCACGCCAACGGCAAGACCGTTGCCGCGCTCGGAGCCTCGACACCATGA
- the pelF gene encoding GT4 family glycosyltransferase PelF: MTDSRPSVVHVLHRLYRAGAELLAADLARRLGDGYRFSFVCLDEVGPLGEELLAEGYAVRCLNRQPGVDLGTAWRMARVLDELGADMVHAHQYTPFFYSASARLGMGTPPIVFTEHGRHVPDVRKLKRLMANQVLLKPGDRVTAVGAYVRDALVANEGIEHERVEVIRNGIDAAAFGQPVRSRGEVRAELGLGEMTPVVIQVARFHPVKDHGTALRALARLRESMPEAVLLLVGDGEGRGELEGLAEEMGLDESVRFLGVREEIADLLGASDVFLLTSVSEGVSLTLLEASAAGLPIVATRVGGNPEVVAHGVTGLLADAADSTALACRLRQLLEDDGLRQTMGAAGAVRIRRWFDQTEMHESYQRVYDQVLCVRGVSQRAA; the protein is encoded by the coding sequence TTGACAGACTCCCGACCGAGCGTGGTTCATGTGCTGCACCGGCTATACCGGGCGGGTGCGGAGCTGTTGGCGGCCGACCTGGCCAGGCGGCTGGGGGACGGGTACCGGTTTTCGTTTGTGTGTCTGGATGAGGTGGGCCCGCTCGGGGAGGAGCTGTTGGCCGAGGGATACGCGGTGCGCTGCCTAAATCGGCAGCCCGGCGTGGACCTGGGGACGGCTTGGCGGATGGCGCGGGTGCTGGATGAGCTGGGCGCGGACATGGTTCATGCGCATCAGTACACTCCGTTCTTCTACTCGGCGTCGGCACGGCTGGGCATGGGGACCCCGCCGATTGTGTTCACGGAGCACGGCCGGCATGTGCCGGATGTGCGCAAGCTCAAGCGGTTGATGGCGAACCAGGTTCTTCTGAAGCCGGGGGATCGAGTCACGGCGGTGGGGGCGTATGTGCGCGACGCGCTGGTGGCCAACGAGGGGATCGAGCACGAGCGGGTCGAGGTCATCCGGAATGGGATTGATGCGGCAGCCTTCGGTCAGCCAGTGCGGTCGAGGGGTGAGGTGCGGGCCGAGTTGGGTTTGGGCGAGATGACGCCTGTCGTGATTCAGGTCGCACGGTTTCATCCGGTGAAAGATCACGGGACGGCCTTGCGGGCACTGGCGAGGCTGCGGGAATCGATGCCTGAGGCGGTACTCCTGCTGGTGGGTGATGGCGAGGGGCGTGGCGAGCTTGAGGGTCTGGCGGAGGAGATGGGGCTTGACGAGAGCGTTCGCTTTCTGGGTGTGCGCGAGGAGATCGCTGATCTGCTGGGGGCCTCGGACGTGTTTCTGCTGACTTCGGTGTCGGAGGGGGTCTCTTTGACGCTGCTGGAGGCAAGTGCTGCGGGACTGCCGATCGTGGCGACGCGCGTTGGCGGCAATCCCGAGGTTGTGGCGCATGGCGTCACGGGTCTGCTGGCGGATGCGGCTGATTCCACGGCGCTGGCGTGCCGTCTAAGACAGTTGCTTGAGGATGATGGGCTTCGTCAGACGATGGGGGCAGCAGGGGCTGTGCGCATCAGGCGCTGGTTTGATCAAACCGAGATGCACGAGTCGTATCAAAGGGTCTACGATCAGGTGTTGTGTGTCCGGGGCGTGAGCCAGCGGGCGGCCTGA
- the dacB gene encoding D-alanyl-D-alanine carboxypeptidase/D-alanyl-D-alanine-endopeptidase: protein MNRSHTGLRRIVICLFALAGSAGSAGAARASLESDVQELINAASLGPTTTSIYVRDLSSEEELVEINADALMIPASNMKLVTTAVALDVLGPGFTYFTELRSVQAGDGPPALWIIGNGDPTFGAPDVLKAHGIEIDQLLGTWVEEVRETGRSEWASVMIDDRVFDDRFTHPNWPADQLSNHWCAGIAGLNFYSNCVEVIPQPADVRGAAPSVRLFPPAAFFETTNRATTGRTDSFWVSRDLDRDVLVFRGSVRHRRSVGVRVAVRDPAYYLGQHVRQALVEAGTVVGEVRRPDVGFDPENYEALHRVETALSVVLEQANRDSDNLASEGLFKAIGWQTTGQPGSWENGAAGVRLALRNRMGPRAAVFQVDDGSGMSRENRVTARLMVELLDSMWNAQDKREAYLTTLAVGGETGTLDDRMDDSPLNDVVIRAKSGYLNGVSALSGYLTIPGAAAGTTRTLAFSMLFNGFERPVTNSRLKEVQERVLATLATRIRREIASEVSAAPR, encoded by the coding sequence ATGAATCGATCCCATACCGGTCTGAGAAGGATAGTGATCTGCCTGTTCGCGCTGGCGGGGTCTGCGGGGTCTGCGGGGGCTGCGCGGGCGAGTCTGGAGAGCGATGTCCAGGAACTGATTAACGCGGCGAGTCTGGGGCCGACAACGACCTCGATCTATGTGCGCGATCTGAGCAGCGAAGAGGAACTGGTGGAGATCAACGCCGACGCGCTGATGATCCCGGCGAGCAACATGAAGCTGGTGACGACAGCGGTGGCGTTGGATGTTCTGGGGCCGGGGTTCACCTACTTCACCGAACTGCGGAGCGTGCAGGCGGGGGATGGCCCGCCGGCGCTGTGGATCATCGGCAACGGTGATCCGACGTTCGGTGCCCCGGATGTGCTGAAGGCGCACGGGATCGAGATCGATCAGTTGCTGGGAACGTGGGTGGAGGAGGTCAGGGAAACCGGGCGCAGTGAGTGGGCGTCGGTCATGATTGATGACCGGGTATTTGATGATCGGTTCACCCACCCGAACTGGCCAGCTGACCAACTGAGCAACCATTGGTGTGCCGGGATCGCGGGGCTGAACTTCTACTCGAACTGCGTTGAGGTCATTCCCCAGCCAGCAGATGTCAGGGGGGCGGCCCCTTCGGTGCGGCTGTTCCCGCCTGCGGCGTTTTTTGAGACGACCAATCGTGCAACAACGGGTCGGACCGACTCATTCTGGGTCAGCCGTGACCTTGATCGTGATGTCCTGGTCTTCCGGGGCTCGGTGCGTCATCGGCGGAGCGTCGGGGTGCGCGTCGCGGTGCGCGATCCGGCGTACTACCTGGGTCAGCACGTCCGGCAGGCATTAGTCGAGGCGGGCACGGTGGTCGGCGAGGTCCGGCGGCCAGATGTCGGCTTCGATCCCGAGAACTACGAGGCGCTGCACAGGGTCGAGACGGCGTTGTCGGTCGTGCTCGAGCAAGCAAACCGGGATTCGGACAACCTCGCTTCCGAAGGGCTGTTCAAGGCGATCGGCTGGCAGACCACAGGCCAGCCGGGCTCGTGGGAGAACGGGGCTGCGGGGGTACGGCTCGCGCTGCGGAATCGGATGGGCCCGCGAGCTGCGGTGTTTCAGGTCGATGACGGGTCGGGCATGAGCCGAGAGAATCGGGTGACGGCCCGGCTGATGGTGGAGCTGCTGGATTCGATGTGGAACGCGCAAGACAAGCGCGAGGCGTACCTCACCACGCTGGCCGTCGGCGGGGAGACCGGGACGCTGGATGATCGGATGGATGATTCACCCCTGAACGACGTGGTCATCCGGGCCAAGTCGGGGTATCTCAACGGGGTCTCGGCGCTCTCGGGGTATCTAACGATTCCTGGGGCCGCGGCGGGAACGACGCGGACGCTTGCGTTTAGCATGTTATTCAACGGGTTTGAGCGGCCGGTAACTAACTCGCGCCTCAAGGAGGTGCAGGAGAGAGTCCTGGCCACCCTAGCCACGCGGATTCGGCGGGAGATCGCCAGCGAGGTATCTGCGGCACCACGTTGA
- a CDS encoding DnaJ C-terminal domain-containing protein yields MSVKFEDYYKVLGVKRSASQEEIQKAYRTLARKHHPDVNKAADAAERFSRISEAYEVLKDPEKRKQYDQLGANWKHGQDFRPPPGYEGFGGGQRTGSAQFQGGFHDFFEAFLNQQTGGRGGMGGGMGGGGFEDLFNQAGFGGTAGRAQAQAPRAQEHELTISLDEAFRGSTRQLTLNGPGGNKTIDLKVPAGSADGSKIRLREENLILKIKVARHPDFEVDGRNLTTTVRVQPWQAVLGDKVEVRTLDGSVDMTIPAGASSGQRLRLRGKGLPNARGEPGDLFVRVMIDVGKELSEEERRLYEKLRELDR; encoded by the coding sequence ATGTCGGTGAAGTTTGAGGATTACTACAAGGTGCTCGGGGTCAAGCGATCAGCGTCGCAGGAGGAGATCCAGAAGGCGTACCGCACGCTGGCGCGTAAGCATCACCCGGATGTCAACAAGGCGGCGGATGCAGCGGAGAGGTTTTCCCGGATCAGCGAGGCCTACGAGGTGCTCAAGGACCCGGAGAAGCGCAAGCAGTATGACCAACTCGGGGCCAACTGGAAGCACGGTCAGGATTTCCGCCCGCCGCCGGGCTATGAGGGATTCGGCGGTGGGCAACGAACAGGGTCAGCCCAGTTTCAGGGGGGATTTCACGACTTCTTCGAGGCCTTTCTCAATCAACAGACCGGCGGGCGCGGCGGGATGGGCGGAGGTATGGGGGGCGGAGGCTTCGAGGACCTGTTTAACCAGGCGGGCTTTGGAGGAACTGCAGGGCGCGCCCAGGCGCAGGCCCCGCGAGCACAAGAGCACGAGCTGACGATCTCGCTCGATGAGGCGTTCCGTGGCTCCACTCGGCAACTGACACTCAATGGTCCGGGCGGGAACAAGACGATCGACCTCAAGGTCCCGGCTGGCTCGGCAGACGGGAGCAAGATTCGGCTGCGCGAGGAGAACCTGATCCTGAAGATCAAGGTCGCCAGGCACCCCGACTTCGAGGTCGACGGGCGGAACCTGACCACGACCGTGCGCGTGCAGCCCTGGCAGGCCGTGCTCGGCGACAAGGTGGAAGTGCGCACGCTCGACGGCAGCGTGGATATGACGATTCCCGCAGGAGCATCATCGGGTCAGCGGCTGCGGCTGCGCGGCAAGGGACTGCCCAACGCCAGGGGCGAGCCGGGCGACCTGTTCGTCCGGGTCATGATCGATGTCGGCAAGGAGCTCTCCGAGGAAGAGCGGCGGCTTTACGAGAAGCTGCGCGAGCTGGATCGCTAG